In Paenibacillus hexagrammi, the following are encoded in one genomic region:
- a CDS encoding alpha-amylase family protein: protein MLISKTKEKNLESLIGYLSGSAEKEEASFWIPAIWNECGYTNILEEKDGEIRVHPYAFLTEHLTYVLKMSKQYGRTESTDFANSVIYSSLVRYSTAWDYDHDGEIESGTFLRMMMLLPLLKKMGVTILYILPVNRYSKLNLKGDIGSPYAVQTLFDLDPNLHDPLLDGAADWNIHDEMAVMVEVCHLLDIKVVVDFIPRVTARNSEWVREHPEWVYWIKNEALDGFKPPHIPELGFFEECTPDKLETVYNSKETAEFLAKFSQPPHLVDSDLWEELKQRSDATGEELLTLVEQHMGITTSPAHSDWINDVQPIWTDITFLRLYQDFAPQVRSYLKPDQAPYVLFDTIKCNYYPGEEPTQELWDVLVDAIRFHLERYGIDGFRIDIGHVLPTPLLTRMFSLIQSMKPDAILISEDLFNRNHEKAAATGYNIMLGSGWNIMTQITKENLIGYASELPQLKLHVFACAETADTPRITSRGGVKLARMISVFNHFLPNAIPFLTTGFEMNEEQPLNCGLGDNTNGAEIPRAFFNQIQINWTNPQPMLPLLEKLNQCKQRWLSLVQANHFFIPESPEGVVIYGYMDEGQLLLGLFNLNPEESVQVDLDAYIPGVKSYRVEIDTEGNGSEILRTGNVIELQPQQAIVLSHSNTY from the coding sequence GTGCTGATTTCCAAAACAAAAGAGAAAAATTTGGAGAGCTTAATCGGTTATTTATCCGGCAGCGCAGAAAAAGAGGAAGCGTCTTTCTGGATCCCGGCGATTTGGAACGAGTGTGGGTACACGAACATCCTCGAGGAAAAAGATGGTGAAATTCGCGTTCACCCTTATGCCTTTTTAACGGAGCATCTAACCTATGTATTAAAAATGTCCAAGCAGTATGGACGTACGGAGTCAACGGATTTTGCCAATAGTGTCATCTATTCGTCCCTTGTGCGATACTCAACGGCGTGGGACTACGACCATGACGGCGAGATCGAGTCAGGAACCTTTTTACGAATGATGATGCTCCTGCCGCTGCTCAAGAAAATGGGAGTCACGATTTTATACATCCTCCCGGTCAATCGTTACAGTAAGCTGAATTTGAAAGGGGATATTGGCTCCCCCTATGCCGTTCAAACGTTGTTCGATCTGGATCCGAATCTGCATGACCCCTTGCTGGACGGAGCGGCGGATTGGAATATCCACGATGAGATGGCCGTTATGGTGGAAGTCTGCCACCTGCTTGATATTAAGGTTGTTGTCGATTTTATTCCTCGTGTAACTGCCCGGAACAGTGAGTGGGTTCGCGAGCACCCTGAGTGGGTGTATTGGATCAAGAATGAGGCGTTAGACGGATTCAAGCCTCCGCACATTCCTGAGCTTGGTTTCTTTGAAGAATGTACGCCGGATAAGCTGGAAACTGTGTATAACAGCAAAGAGACAGCGGAGTTTTTGGCCAAATTTTCGCAGCCGCCTCATCTTGTTGATTCAGACCTGTGGGAGGAGCTGAAGCAGCGTTCGGACGCCACGGGTGAGGAACTGCTGACACTCGTCGAGCAGCATATGGGGATTACAACATCTCCGGCTCATTCGGATTGGATTAACGATGTGCAGCCAATCTGGACGGATATTACATTTCTAAGGTTGTATCAAGATTTTGCTCCGCAGGTTCGGTCCTATTTGAAGCCTGATCAAGCGCCGTATGTGCTTTTTGATACGATCAAGTGCAATTACTATCCGGGCGAAGAGCCAACCCAAGAGCTATGGGACGTGCTCGTAGATGCCATACGCTTTCATCTAGAGAGGTACGGCATAGACGGATTCCGCATTGATATTGGACATGTGCTGCCAACTCCACTATTGACGAGGATGTTTAGCCTTATACAATCGATGAAACCGGATGCGATCCTGATCAGCGAAGATTTGTTCAATCGGAATCATGAGAAAGCAGCCGCCACCGGCTACAACATCATGCTGGGCAGCGGTTGGAATATTATGACGCAAATTACAAAGGAAAATTTGATCGGATACGCTTCTGAACTGCCGCAGCTGAAGCTGCATGTATTTGCATGCGCGGAAACGGCGGATACCCCGCGGATTACAAGCCGAGGCGGAGTCAAATTGGCGCGTATGATCAGTGTGTTCAATCATTTCCTGCCCAACGCAATTCCGTTTCTCACGACTGGATTTGAAATGAATGAAGAGCAGCCGCTGAACTGCGGGCTGGGCGACAATACGAATGGAGCAGAGATTCCGCGAGCTTTCTTTAATCAGATTCAAATAAATTGGACCAATCCGCAGCCGATGCTGCCTCTTCTTGAAAAGCTGAACCAATGCAAACAGAGATGGCTGTCTCTGGTTCAAGCCAACCATTTCTTTATTCCGGAATCGCCGGAAGGTGTTGTCATTTATGGGTACATGGACGAGGGCCAACTGCTGCTTGGACTATTCAATTTAAACCCTGAAGAGTCTGTCCAAGTTGACCTGGATGCCTACATCCCGGGTGTGAAGTCATATAGGGTGGAGATCGATACCGAAGGTAACGGCTCGGAAATTCTGAGAACAGGTAACGTTATCGAGCTCCAGCCACAGCAGGCGATTGTGTTATCACATTCCAATACTTATTAA